In one window of Tellurirhabdus rosea DNA:
- a CDS encoding S-adenosylmethionine:tRNA ribosyltransferase-isomerase → MSDLTLHQFQYDLPDERIARFPLPQRDQSKLLVYKSGAIQHRQFVSLPDELPADSLLVFNNTKVIPARVHFQRASGAVIELFLLNPAPADRLVTEAMDDRGSSVWECMIGNRKRWKDGETLTRRFWVDGRETELTVSWHDAGQSQVCFRWTPADESFAAILHEAGKIPLPPYLKREAEEADKETYQTVYSRIEGAVAAPTAGLHFTPAVLDDLAAKGFKTDYLTLHVGAGTFQPIKTTDVRQHLMHTEQVVYTEENLRTLLAHDGPVIPVGTTSMRSLESLYWFGVRLLKGEADVVHLNQEYAYQFAEADLPTVKEALEAMLADLRASGKPHLVRHTGIYIVPGYRYRLCNGIVTNFHQPGSTLIVLIASLIGEGWREVYEEALKKEYRFLSYGDSSLLLP, encoded by the coding sequence ATGTCCGACCTAACGCTTCATCAGTTTCAATACGACCTGCCGGACGAACGCATTGCCCGTTTTCCCCTGCCGCAGCGCGATCAGTCGAAGCTGCTGGTGTACAAAAGCGGCGCTATTCAGCACCGGCAGTTTGTCAGCCTGCCCGACGAGTTGCCCGCCGACAGCCTGCTGGTTTTCAACAATACCAAAGTGATTCCGGCCCGCGTGCACTTCCAGCGCGCGTCGGGGGCCGTTATTGAACTGTTTCTGCTGAATCCGGCTCCCGCCGACCGCCTCGTGACCGAGGCAATGGACGACCGCGGGAGCAGCGTCTGGGAATGCATGATTGGCAACCGCAAACGCTGGAAAGACGGCGAAACCCTGACCCGGCGGTTTTGGGTGGATGGCCGCGAAACCGAACTGACCGTTTCCTGGCACGATGCCGGACAGTCGCAGGTCTGTTTCCGCTGGACCCCGGCCGACGAGTCGTTTGCCGCCATTTTACACGAAGCCGGTAAAATTCCGCTGCCGCCGTACCTGAAACGCGAAGCCGAGGAAGCCGATAAGGAAACCTACCAGACCGTTTACAGCCGCATCGAAGGGGCCGTCGCCGCGCCGACCGCCGGATTGCATTTTACGCCCGCCGTTCTGGACGACCTGGCGGCGAAGGGTTTCAAAACCGACTACCTCACCCTTCACGTGGGGGCCGGTACGTTTCAGCCCATCAAGACCACCGATGTCCGGCAGCACCTGATGCATACCGAACAGGTGGTTTATACGGAAGAAAACCTGCGGACGCTTCTGGCCCACGACGGTCCGGTGATTCCGGTCGGCACCACGTCGATGCGTTCGCTGGAGAGTCTTTACTGGTTTGGCGTTCGGCTGCTGAAAGGCGAGGCGGACGTTGTTCACCTGAATCAGGAATATGCCTACCAGTTTGCCGAAGCGGACCTGCCGACGGTGAAAGAAGCTCTGGAGGCCATGCTGGCGGACCTGCGGGCGTCCGGGAAACCGCATCTGGTTCGGCATACGGGCATTTATATAGTACCGGGGTATCGCTATCGGCTCTGCAACGGCATCGTTACCAATTTTCACCAGCCCGGTTCGACACTCATCGTGCTCATCGCGTCGCTGATCGGCGAAGGCTGGCGGGAGGTGTACGAGGAGGCCTTAAAAAAAGAGTATCGATTCCTGAGTTACGGGGATTCGTCTCTGCTGCTTCCTTGA
- the tyrS gene encoding tyrosine--tRNA ligase encodes MTNFIEELRWRGMLHDAMPGTEEQLQKEMTAGYIGFDPTAASLHIGNLATIMLLVHFQRAGHKPVALVGGATGMIGDPSGKAAEREFLSEDALRYNQQCIKAQLEKFLEFSEAPNAAEMVNNYDWFKDFSFLGFLREAGKHLTVNYMMAKDSVKKRLETGISFTEFSYQLLQGYDFYWLYKNKGIRLQMGGSDQWGNITTGTELIRRKEGRPEGETSLAFALTTPLVTKADGTKFGKSESGNVWLDPKMTSPYQFYQFWLNAADDDCARLIRVYTLLSKEEIEETERQHAEAPHLRLLQKAIAKDVTTRVHGWEGYQLAVKASEVLFGKATLDTLKTIREDEFEVIFEGVPSTEVSKEDVDACADVIDLLAVATRGEVYSSKGEARRAVTQNAVSINKAKITATTALSSLEWLQNRYLLIGKGKKNHLIKLN; translated from the coding sequence ATGACCAATTTCATTGAAGAACTCCGGTGGCGGGGAATGCTGCACGATGCCATGCCGGGCACAGAGGAACAACTGCAGAAGGAAATGACGGCCGGTTACATTGGTTTCGACCCCACGGCGGCGTCCCTGCATATCGGTAACCTGGCGACCATCATGCTGCTCGTGCATTTTCAGCGGGCGGGCCACAAACCCGTTGCGCTGGTAGGCGGTGCAACAGGCATGATTGGCGACCCATCGGGAAAAGCGGCTGAACGCGAATTTCTTTCCGAAGACGCGCTGCGGTACAACCAGCAGTGCATCAAAGCCCAACTCGAAAAATTTCTGGAATTCAGCGAAGCGCCCAACGCCGCCGAGATGGTCAACAACTACGACTGGTTCAAGGATTTCTCTTTCCTCGGTTTTCTGCGCGAGGCGGGCAAGCACCTGACCGTCAACTACATGATGGCCAAAGACTCCGTGAAGAAGCGGCTGGAAACCGGAATTTCCTTCACCGAGTTCTCGTACCAGTTGCTGCAGGGCTACGATTTCTACTGGCTATACAAGAACAAAGGCATCCGGCTGCAAATGGGCGGCTCCGACCAGTGGGGAAACATCACCACCGGAACGGAGCTGATTCGGCGGAAGGAAGGTCGGCCGGAAGGCGAAACCAGTCTGGCTTTCGCGCTGACTACCCCGCTCGTGACCAAAGCCGACGGCACCAAGTTTGGGAAAAGCGAAAGCGGCAACGTCTGGCTCGACCCGAAAATGACCTCGCCGTACCAGTTTTACCAGTTTTGGCTGAATGCGGCCGACGACGACTGTGCCCGCCTGATTCGCGTCTATACCTTGTTAAGTAAGGAGGAGATCGAAGAAACCGAACGCCAGCATGCCGAAGCGCCGCACCTGCGTTTGCTGCAAAAGGCGATTGCCAAAGATGTTACTACCCGCGTGCATGGATGGGAAGGGTACCAACTAGCGGTAAAGGCCTCCGAGGTCCTGTTCGGGAAAGCGACCCTGGATACCTTAAAGACCATTCGGGAAGATGAGTTTGAAGTCATTTTCGAAGGGGTTCCGTCCACGGAAGTGAGCAAAGAAGACGTAGATGCCTGCGCGGACGTCATCGATTTGCTGGCGGTGGCTACCCGTGGCGAAGTGTATAGCTCGAAAGGGGAGGCACGCCGGGCCGTCACGCAGAATGCCGTAAGCATCAACAAGGCAAAAATTACGGCCACTACCGCTTTATCCTCGCTGGAATGGCTCCAGAATCGCTATCTGTTGATTGGGAAAGGCAAGAAAAATCACCTGATAAAGCTTAACTAG
- a CDS encoding glycosyltransferase: MFSLAGRLIRPQGPKANQKSGNTRFAVLIPAYREDSVIIQTATQALQQSYPSDAYDVVVIADSLQPDTVEQLSRLPLRVVEVHFEKSTKAKSLNTALGQLRPTDYDAVVVLDADNIMTADALSEFDRWLQSGFQAVQGKRVAKNKDTAVAFLDAISEEINNHIFRRGRRSLGLSSSLIGSAAAFDFTLFKRLMSQIEAVGGFDKELELRLFTERIKIAYAEDALVLDEKVRKSEVFYNQRRRWLSAQWRYLTTHIGTGFGQLFKGNLDYFVKFCDMLVAPRLLLLGALSLLAVGSLLLPFPFGAKAWVGLWLGFALTLLLAFPKEYFTKQLLVSIMQIPHLFWLMFRLLFNLKGANQQFIHTPHEN; encoded by the coding sequence TTGTTTTCTTTGGCGGGGCGACTGATTCGTCCACAAGGTCCAAAAGCAAATCAAAAGTCTGGCAATACGCGGTTTGCCGTCCTCATTCCCGCTTATCGGGAAGATTCGGTCATCATTCAGACGGCCACGCAGGCGTTGCAGCAAAGTTACCCCAGCGATGCCTACGACGTGGTAGTGATTGCGGATTCGCTTCAGCCGGATACCGTCGAGCAGCTTTCCCGGTTACCTCTCCGGGTAGTCGAGGTTCATTTCGAAAAAAGCACAAAAGCCAAGTCGCTGAATACGGCCCTGGGTCAGTTGCGGCCGACCGATTACGACGCGGTCGTTGTGCTTGATGCCGACAATATCATGACTGCCGATGCGCTTTCCGAATTCGACCGGTGGCTGCAGTCCGGCTTTCAGGCGGTTCAGGGAAAACGGGTTGCCAAAAACAAGGACACGGCCGTTGCCTTTCTGGATGCGATCAGCGAGGAAATCAACAACCATATTTTCCGGCGCGGCCGACGGTCGCTGGGCCTTTCGAGTTCGCTGATCGGCTCCGCGGCCGCTTTCGACTTCACGCTGTTTAAGCGACTCATGAGCCAGATTGAAGCGGTTGGCGGTTTTGACAAAGAACTCGAACTGAGGCTCTTCACCGAACGAATCAAGATCGCTTATGCGGAGGACGCTCTGGTGCTGGATGAAAAAGTGCGGAAATCAGAAGTGTTTTACAACCAGAGAAGGCGCTGGCTCTCAGCACAATGGCGTTACCTGACCACGCACATTGGAACCGGTTTCGGCCAGTTGTTCAAAGGGAATCTGGATTACTTTGTTAAGTTCTGCGACATGCTGGTCGCTCCGCGTTTACTTCTGCTGGGCGCGCTCAGTCTTTTGGCCGTGGGCAGCCTGCTTCTTCCTTTTCCATTTGGAGCCAAAGCGTGGGTTGGCCTCTGGCTAGGATTTGCCCTGACGCTGCTTTTAGCTTTTCCCAAAGAGTATTTTACGAAGCAGCTTTTGGTGTCGATCATGCAAATTCCTCACTTATTCTGGCTGATGTTCCGGCTCCTGTTCAACCTGAAAGGTGCCAACCAGCAGTTCATTCACACACCTCACGAAAACTGA
- a CDS encoding DUF4249 domain-containing protein, translating into MHTNFWKFCLLGAFLLTIAGCVDSYQPPEITAPNRYLVVDGFLNGSGPTVIRLSRTRNLADARKASFETKALVQVEGEKTKAMTLAETSTGVYTLSSTLGPGDRYRLRVKTSGGTEYLSDYVAIKQTPPIERLTWQPLSNAVQIYVDTRDPSNNTRYYRWEYQDTYEFNSAYEPLLEVAPGNTIRDRSSATPENIYKCWTSGASTEIMIGSTERLSQDVLSKQPLLLVATNTPKLRVKYSILVRQYAQTREAYEYWDNLKKNTEQLGSLFDPLPSQLPGNIRCVTNPSEPVLGYLSGHTVAEMRLFISNAELPAIVIPNGNESCMLDTVEAKYQSAMIASGMLPVSTLDGTPYSKGVDVLMSHKACVDCREKGTNIRPSFWK; encoded by the coding sequence ATGCATACGAACTTTTGGAAATTCTGCCTTCTGGGCGCTTTTCTTCTGACCATCGCCGGCTGCGTCGATTCGTACCAGCCCCCCGAAATCACGGCCCCGAACCGGTATCTGGTCGTGGATGGTTTCCTGAACGGCTCCGGCCCGACCGTCATCCGGCTGTCGCGGACCCGCAATTTGGCCGACGCCCGGAAGGCTTCCTTCGAAACCAAGGCGCTGGTTCAGGTGGAAGGCGAAAAAACCAAAGCCATGACCCTGGCCGAAACCAGCACCGGGGTTTACACTCTCAGCAGCACACTGGGTCCGGGCGACCGTTACCGGCTGCGCGTCAAAACTAGCGGCGGGACCGAATACCTGTCCGATTACGTCGCCATCAAACAAACGCCGCCCATCGAACGGCTCACCTGGCAGCCCCTGTCGAACGCCGTGCAGATTTACGTGGATACCCGCGACCCGAGCAACAACACCCGCTATTACCGCTGGGAGTACCAGGACACGTACGAGTTCAACTCGGCCTACGAGCCTCTGCTGGAGGTGGCCCCGGGCAACACCATCCGGGACCGCAGCAGCGCCACACCGGAGAACATCTACAAGTGCTGGACCAGCGGGGCTTCTACGGAAATCATGATCGGGTCTACCGAACGGCTTAGTCAGGATGTGCTGTCGAAACAGCCGCTGCTGCTGGTAGCGACCAATACGCCGAAGCTTCGGGTCAAATACAGCATTCTGGTGCGGCAGTACGCCCAGACCCGGGAAGCGTACGAATACTGGGACAATCTGAAGAAAAACACCGAACAGCTGGGCTCGCTCTTCGATCCGCTGCCTTCGCAGCTTCCGGGCAACATCCGCTGCGTGACCAATCCGAGCGAACCGGTGCTGGGCTATCTGAGCGGCCATACCGTTGCGGAAATGCGCCTTTTCATTTCCAACGCAGAACTGCCGGCGATTGTCATTCCGAACGGCAACGAATCCTGCATGCTCGATACGGTGGAAGCCAAATACCAATCGGCCATGATTGCGTCGGGGATGCTGCCGGTGTCAACGCTGGATGGGACGCCCTATTCCAAGGGAGTTGACGTTCTGATGTCCCACAAAGCCTGCGTCGACTGCCGCGAAAAAGGCACCAACATTCGGCCCTCGTTCTGGAAATAA
- a CDS encoding TonB-dependent receptor has product MPSFYRTRFFLFIALILSAGAYGQTQPGPVISGRFERLPFGQFAERIEQQSPYRFFFNPKETDSLTVTVNADHQPLPALLKLVFAGTDFQFAIDARQRVFVTKGRSIRTDLPIGFFDRGRTETTEDTLAEAYLTEQEKRKAALETKLYTLGPKSNPLRGTANVAGHVRNAANGEPVIGAAVYLEKPRIGTMTDQFGYFSLTLPRGRHELRVRSIGMKDTKRQLMLYGDGKLEIELEDDVVPLRELVVEAEKDRNVASLQMGLDRLDIRTLRQVPTVFGEADPLRVVLTLPGVKSAGESSVGLNVRGGSTDQNLILYNDATVYNPAHLFGFFSAFNPDMLKNVELYKSGVPAKYGGRLSSVLEVVTRDGNRKKYNVSGGIGLLTGRVTAEGPIIKDKASFLIGVRSTYSDWLLKQLKQSTFQNSAASFYDINAHLSYDLDEKNSLYLTGYHSQDQFRLNSDTTYGYRNQSATLKYKHIFNNKLYSVLTGSWSQYQYDIASDANPVNAFKLDFAVDQKTGKLDFNYFPHPKHTVEFGVATVRYDIRPGTRRALGSESLILPTTIQKEQGLESALYASDRFDISPRLSVQVGLRYSLYSYLGPKDVFVYPVGAPRTDANRVDTVSYGRNKPTQTYHGPEYRLSARFVLAPGTSVKASFNRMRQYIQMLSNTVTVAPTDIWKLSDNNLRPQIGDQYAVGLYKNLRSNTIEISAEGYYKTMQNMLDFRSGAKLILNDHIETDVVNAEGKAYGLELLVKKLTGRLNGWLSYTYSRTFLRVNDPSQAEQINRGEWYPSNYDKPHDFTMIGNYRINKRFSTSLNVTYSTGRPLTLPLAVYDLAGSPRVYYSDRNRYRIPDYFRTDVSLNIEGNHKVRKLAHSSWTVAIYNLTGRRNVYSIYFTSNKGVVKGYKLSIFGQAIPTITYNFKF; this is encoded by the coding sequence ATGCCGTCATTTTACCGCACCCGTTTTTTTCTTTTTATTGCCCTCATCCTGTCGGCAGGGGCTTACGGGCAAACGCAGCCCGGCCCCGTGATCAGCGGCCGCTTCGAGCGCCTGCCTTTCGGTCAGTTTGCCGAGCGGATCGAGCAGCAGTCGCCCTACCGCTTTTTCTTCAACCCCAAAGAGACCGACAGCCTGACGGTCACGGTCAATGCCGACCACCAGCCGCTGCCCGCGCTGCTTAAGCTGGTGTTTGCCGGAACCGATTTTCAGTTTGCCATCGACGCCCGGCAACGGGTCTTCGTGACGAAAGGCCGCAGCATCCGGACCGATCTGCCCATCGGCTTTTTCGACCGGGGCCGGACCGAAACAACCGAAGACACGCTGGCGGAGGCTTACCTTACCGAGCAGGAAAAACGCAAGGCGGCCCTGGAAACCAAGCTCTACACCCTCGGCCCCAAATCGAATCCGCTGCGGGGCACGGCCAACGTTGCCGGACACGTGCGCAATGCCGCCAACGGCGAGCCGGTGATCGGCGCGGCGGTGTACCTGGAAAAACCGCGCATCGGGACCATGACCGACCAGTTTGGGTACTTCTCGCTCACCCTGCCGCGCGGCCGTCACGAACTGCGCGTCCGGAGCATCGGCATGAAGGACACCAAACGCCAGCTGATGCTGTACGGGGACGGGAAGCTCGAAATCGAACTGGAAGACGACGTGGTGCCCCTGCGGGAACTGGTGGTGGAAGCCGAGAAGGACCGCAACGTCGCCAGCCTGCAAATGGGCCTCGACCGGCTGGACATCCGGACGCTCCGGCAGGTGCCGACCGTCTTTGGCGAGGCCGATCCGCTGCGGGTCGTGCTGACGCTGCCGGGCGTGAAGTCGGCGGGCGAAAGCAGCGTCGGGCTGAACGTGCGGGGCGGCTCGACCGACCAGAACCTGATTCTGTACAACGACGCGACGGTGTACAACCCGGCCCACCTCTTCGGCTTTTTCTCGGCTTTCAATCCGGACATGCTCAAAAACGTCGAGCTGTACAAAAGCGGCGTTCCGGCCAAATACGGCGGGCGGCTTTCCTCCGTGCTGGAAGTCGTGACGCGGGACGGCAACCGGAAGAAGTACAATGTGTCGGGCGGAATCGGGCTGCTGACAGGCCGGGTCACGGCCGAAGGACCCATTATCAAGGACAAAGCTTCGTTTCTGATCGGCGTCCGCTCGACCTATTCCGACTGGCTGCTGAAACAGCTGAAGCAAAGCACGTTTCAGAATAGCGCCGCTTCGTTTTACGACATCAACGCGCACCTGAGTTACGACCTGGACGAGAAAAACAGCCTTTACCTGACGGGCTACCACAGCCAGGACCAGTTCCGGCTCAACAGCGACACGACCTACGGCTACCGCAACCAAAGCGCCACGCTGAAGTACAAGCACATTTTCAACAACAAGCTTTATTCGGTCCTGACCGGTTCGTGGAGCCAGTACCAGTACGATATTGCCAGCGACGCCAACCCGGTCAACGCGTTTAAACTGGATTTTGCGGTCGATCAGAAAACCGGCAAGCTGGATTTCAACTACTTCCCGCACCCCAAACACACCGTTGAATTCGGCGTCGCGACGGTTCGTTACGACATCCGGCCCGGCACCCGCCGCGCGCTGGGCAGCGAGTCCCTGATTCTGCCGACTACGATTCAGAAAGAACAGGGCCTCGAAAGCGCCCTGTACGCCAGCGACCGGTTTGATATCAGTCCGCGCCTGTCGGTTCAGGTCGGCCTGCGTTATTCGCTCTATTCTTACCTCGGCCCCAAAGACGTGTTTGTGTATCCGGTTGGCGCCCCGCGAACGGATGCCAACCGCGTGGATACCGTTTCCTACGGCCGCAACAAGCCGACGCAGACCTATCATGGCCCGGAATACCGCCTCTCGGCGCGGTTCGTGCTGGCGCCCGGAACGTCCGTCAAGGCCAGCTTTAACCGCATGCGGCAGTACATTCAGATGCTTTCCAACACGGTTACGGTAGCGCCGACGGACATCTGGAAACTCAGCGACAACAACCTCCGCCCGCAGATCGGCGACCAGTACGCCGTGGGTCTTTACAAAAACCTGCGGAGCAACACCATCGAGATTTCAGCCGAAGGGTATTACAAAACGATGCAAAACATGCTGGACTTCCGCAGCGGGGCGAAGCTGATTCTGAACGACCATATCGAAACGGACGTTGTCAACGCGGAGGGCAAAGCCTACGGCCTTGAACTGCTGGTCAAGAAGCTGACCGGACGGCTGAATGGCTGGCTGAGCTACACCTATTCGCGGACTTTCCTGCGGGTCAACGACCCGTCCCAGGCCGAACAGATCAACCGGGGCGAATGGTACCCGAGCAACTACGACAAGCCGCACGATTTCACCATGATCGGCAATTACCGGATCAACAAGCGGTTCAGCACCTCGCTGAACGTGACCTACAGCACCGGCAGGCCCCTGACCCTGCCGCTGGCGGTTTACGACCTCGCCGGTTCGCCGCGGGTTTACTACTCGGACCGGAACCGGTACCGGATTCCGGACTATTTCCGGACAGACGTTTCGCTGAACATCGAAGGCAACCACAAGGTCCGGAAACTGGCGCACAGCTCGTGGACGGTCGCAATCTACAATCTGACGGGCCGCCGCAACGTGTATTCGATCTATTTTACCTCGAACAAAGGGGTTGTGAAGGGATACAAACTGTCGATTTTCGGACAGGCGATTCCGACCATTACGTATAACTTCAAATTCTGA
- a CDS encoding DUF5723 family protein, whose amino-acid sequence MALNLSGRLENDVLKSGPAPIFVQLPTRTVLNMNLKNFLLALTLSSLLTVSASGQYLAGHVNSNYAGTNSLYHNPAFAADSRYRVHVNLATADAFINNNFLRWNAPFSFISLISGNVPRPYRNEKGLVRWEKSYMQETQHHRPKHVASAMDLRGPSLLINLNPRWGLGLTTRVRTGVGMRRVSENLARQLYNSKPDEVATDELFYENQRGYAALNSAFEMGGTVGYVLADNEEDFWKVGLTLKRLVGLYNAHIHLDRATYELIGNPGDKAYEALAIHNANGELGYTSFDGLANFRFTPGWLLGRAAAGGGWGADLGVVYEHRPDVRRYRYRDGKHGMQKDASQNKYQYRISASLTDLGGIRYRNANYVTNYPVNVENKLLTKEFLGEVKDLDDVTNGFVSALGISDAEKQSRMNASLPTALQLSVDYKVRPHVYVNALWVQSLTGARSRGMRTPSMVGVVPRWETRWAEVSLPVLWQADYSNLSVGAAVRLGTIFVGSDNLAGILNVGKPRGASVYAGAGIPLFRPAPTNPNACYQPWRRKGLLDWFRRD is encoded by the coding sequence ATGGCATTAAATTTATCGGGCAGGCTGGAGAACGACGTATTAAAAAGCGGCCCGGCGCCTATCTTTGTGCAGTTACCGACCCGTACTGTACTCAACATGAACCTGAAAAACTTCCTTTTGGCCCTGACGCTGAGCAGTTTGCTGACCGTCAGCGCGTCGGGCCAGTATTTGGCCGGGCACGTCAATAGCAACTACGCCGGAACCAACTCCCTGTATCACAACCCCGCCTTTGCCGCCGACTCGCGCTACCGCGTCCATGTCAATCTGGCAACCGCCGACGCCTTCATCAACAATAACTTCCTCCGCTGGAACGCTCCGTTTTCGTTTATCAGCCTCATTTCGGGCAACGTTCCCCGCCCGTACCGGAACGAGAAAGGGCTGGTTCGCTGGGAAAAATCCTACATGCAGGAAACGCAGCACCACCGGCCCAAGCACGTCGCCTCGGCGATGGACCTGCGCGGCCCGTCGCTGCTCATCAACCTCAATCCGCGCTGGGGCCTCGGCCTGACGACCCGCGTCCGGACCGGCGTCGGCATGCGCCGGGTGTCCGAAAACCTCGCCCGGCAGCTCTACAACAGCAAACCCGACGAGGTTGCCACCGACGAGCTTTTCTACGAAAACCAGCGCGGCTATGCGGCCCTCAACAGCGCGTTCGAAATGGGCGGAACCGTCGGGTATGTGCTGGCGGACAACGAAGAAGATTTCTGGAAAGTCGGTCTGACCCTCAAGCGGCTGGTCGGCCTCTACAACGCCCACATTCACCTCGACCGGGCTACCTACGAACTCATCGGCAACCCCGGCGACAAGGCTTACGAGGCCCTGGCGATTCATAACGCCAACGGAGAACTCGGCTACACGAGTTTCGACGGGCTGGCCAACTTCCGCTTCACTCCCGGCTGGCTGCTCGGCCGGGCGGCGGCCGGCGGCGGCTGGGGCGCCGACCTGGGGGTGGTGTACGAACACCGGCCCGACGTGCGGCGCTACCGCTACCGGGACGGGAAACACGGCATGCAGAAGGACGCCTCGCAAAACAAGTACCAGTACCGCATTTCGGCCTCCCTGACCGATCTGGGCGGTATTCGCTACCGAAACGCCAACTACGTGACCAATTATCCGGTCAATGTCGAAAACAAACTGCTGACGAAGGAGTTTCTGGGCGAGGTCAAGGACCTCGACGATGTCACGAACGGCTTCGTGTCGGCGCTGGGCATTTCGGATGCCGAAAAGCAGTCGCGCATGAACGCCAGCCTGCCGACCGCCCTGCAGCTGAGTGTCGATTACAAGGTCAGACCGCACGTCTACGTCAATGCCCTGTGGGTACAGTCCCTGACCGGGGCCCGTTCGCGGGGAATGCGCACGCCTTCGATGGTCGGCGTCGTGCCGCGCTGGGAAACGCGCTGGGCAGAAGTTTCGCTGCCCGTTCTGTGGCAGGCCGACTATTCCAACCTGTCGGTCGGGGCGGCGGTACGGCTCGGAACGATTTTTGTAGGTTCGGATAACCTGGCGGGCATCCTGAACGTGGGTAAGCCGCGGGGGGCGAGTGTCTACGCCGGAGCCGGTATTCCGCTGTTCCGGCCTGCGCCGACCAACCCGAACGCCTGTTACCAGCCCTGGCGCCGGAAGGGCCTGCTAGACTGGTTCCGCCGGGATTAG
- a CDS encoding circularly permuted type 2 ATP-grasp protein — MQYQVQNQNFEDAVSSGEKNFSFSDYQIEGFYDEMFSSDGHVRPGYDAFRQRVEQLTRQELMTRQHAAERALMSMGITFNVYSEGEGTERIMPIDIIPRIIPSDEWARLERGLIQRITALNLFIHDLYNEQHILRDGIVPRDLIESSKCFLKPCLGLKPPKNIWCHITGTDLIRGDDGQFMVLEDNLRCPSGVSYMLENRELSKQTFPEVLARTGVQPVSDYPTRLLQMLQHIADRPDPTVVVLTPGIYNSAYFEHSYLAQQMGVELVDARDLVVSGGYVKMRTTKGFQTVDVIYRRIDDTFLDPHVFRPDSLIGIPGIFEVYKKGRVALANAPGTGVADDKVIYAYVPRIIRYYLGEDPIIPNVQTYICREADDYKYVLENIEKLVVKEANEAGGYGMLIGPKATKDEHELFRQKIRDNPRNYIAQPTISLSRVPSLIDDHAEGRHVDLRPYILYGDKINVIPGGLTRVALRKGSLVVNSSQGGGGKDTWVLY; from the coding sequence ATGCAATATCAGGTACAAAACCAGAATTTTGAAGACGCTGTTTCGTCCGGCGAAAAGAACTTCTCCTTTTCGGATTATCAGATTGAGGGATTTTACGACGAAATGTTTTCGTCCGACGGCCATGTCCGGCCCGGCTACGATGCGTTCCGGCAGCGGGTCGAGCAGCTGACCCGGCAGGAACTCATGACCCGGCAGCACGCCGCCGAACGGGCCCTGATGTCGATGGGCATTACCTTCAACGTCTACTCGGAAGGCGAGGGCACCGAACGGATCATGCCTATCGATATTATTCCGCGCATCATCCCGTCCGACGAATGGGCCCGGCTCGAACGGGGTCTGATCCAGCGGATTACGGCTTTGAACCTCTTTATTCACGACCTTTATAACGAACAGCATATCCTGCGCGACGGTATCGTGCCGCGCGACCTGATCGAATCCAGCAAGTGCTTCCTCAAGCCCTGCCTCGGCCTGAAACCGCCCAAGAACATCTGGTGCCACATCACCGGCACCGACCTGATCCGCGGCGACGACGGGCAGTTTATGGTTCTGGAAGATAACCTGCGCTGCCCGTCGGGCGTGTCATACATGCTCGAAAACCGCGAGCTTTCGAAGCAGACCTTCCCCGAAGTGCTGGCCCGGACGGGCGTTCAGCCGGTCTCCGATTACCCGACCCGCCTGCTCCAGATGCTTCAGCATATCGCCGACCGCCCGGACCCCACGGTGGTAGTGCTCACGCCGGGCATTTACAACTCCGCCTACTTCGAACATTCGTACCTGGCCCAGCAGATGGGCGTCGAACTGGTGGACGCCCGCGACCTGGTGGTGTCGGGCGGCTACGTCAAAATGCGGACGACCAAAGGCTTCCAGACGGTCGATGTGATCTACCGGCGCATTGACGACACCTTTCTGGACCCGCACGTATTCCGGCCGGACTCGCTCATCGGCATTCCGGGCATTTTTGAAGTCTACAAAAAAGGCCGCGTTGCGCTGGCGAACGCTCCGGGAACGGGCGTGGCCGACGATAAGGTGATCTACGCCTACGTGCCCCGCATCATCCGGTATTACCTGGGCGAAGACCCCATCATCCCCAACGTGCAGACGTACATCTGCCGCGAGGCCGACGATTACAAGTACGTGCTGGAAAACATCGAAAAGCTGGTGGTGAAGGAAGCCAACGAGGCGGGCGGCTACGGCATGCTCATCGGCCCGAAGGCGACCAAAGATGAACACGAACTGTTCCGGCAGAAAATCCGCGATAATCCCCGCAACTACATCGCCCAGCCGACCATTTCACTGTCGCGGGTGCCGTCGCTGATCGACGACCATGCCGAAGGCCGCCACGTGGACCTGCGGCCGTACATTCTTTACGGCGACAAGATCAACGTCATTCCCGGCGGCCTGACCCGGGTGGCGCTCCGCAAAGGCTCGCTGGTGGTCAACTCGTCCCAGGGCGGAGGCGGCAAGGATACCTGGGTGCTGTATTGA